The DNA segment GTGAGCCGATTGGTCGTTCCGCGGAATTTAAAGCCTCTTTGCCCGCCTATACCTTTCAATAAATCCGCCGTTTTCCCGGCGGGTTGAGATAGATTTTTTAGCGATTCAAGCTATCCTTGTTGGTAACTTTTGTTCACCTCCATGGATGCTTTGATCGTGCAGCTCGCTCTAATTGTCGATGACTCAAAAACCGCCAGGTTATTGCTGCGCAAAATGCTGGGCCGGCAAGATATCCCTGTGGCGATGGTGGAGTCGGGTGAAGAGGCATTAGAGTATCTTAAAGATAATACCCCAGATGTGATTTTTATGGATCATATGATGCCGGGCATGGATGGTTTTGCCGCCGTTAAAGCGATTAAGGCCGACCCCGATAAGTCTGCCATTCCTATTGTTATGCATACCACCAAACAGGGCGATATTTATCTTGGACAGGCCCGTGCTCTGGGTGCTGTGGACATATTAACCAAGCCTGCCAGTGATCAGGATTTATCCGCGGTACTGGATCGGATAACAGCGCAGGTGGAGCAACCGGCCCCGCTGGCGGCAGAACCTGTGATGACGTTAGCTGCGGACCCGGTTGAGTCTCAGATGAGTAATGGTTTGGCTGCGGTTGAGGCTAATGGCGTCAGCCCAGCTCCGTCATTCTATGGCACCGCCAGACAGTGGTTGGTAGCGGCGATTTGGTTGGCCCCTACGCTGTGGCTATTAACCCTCTATTGGTCTGACCAGGCCGAGATTAAGCAGTTGCAGCGGCAGCAGGGGCAGGCTTTTGCTGCAATTGAGGTGCTAATAAACCGCCAGCAGACCTATGACTATGGTGAAGTCCCACTGGGCGGTGCGCGCCTTGCCTTGCTTAAAGGCTTGCTGCCCTTGCTGGAAAACACCGGCTTTAAGGGAGCTATCCGGTTGGAAGGGCATATCGGGGATTTTTGTTTATCACAGATCCCGTTGGCGGATGGCACTGAGGTGATGATGCTGCCGTCGCCGGAGCTGCCCTTAACCGCTTGTGATGTGATTGGTGTGTCCAGTGCTGAAGCTATGCGTTTATCGGTAGAGCAGAGTTCGG comes from the Oceanicoccus sagamiensis genome and includes:
- a CDS encoding response regulator, with translation MQLALIVDDSKTARLLLRKMLGRQDIPVAMVESGEEALEYLKDNTPDVIFMDHMMPGMDGFAAVKAIKADPDKSAIPIVMHTTKQGDIYLGQARALGAVDILTKPASDQDLSAVLDRITAQVEQPAPLAAEPVMTLAADPVESQMSNGLAAVEANGVSPAPSFYGTARQWLVAAIWLAPTLWLLTLYWSDQAEIKQLQRQQGQAFAAIEVLINRQQTYDYGEVPLGGARLALLKGLLPLLENTGFKGAIRLEGHIGDFCLSQIPLADGTEVMMLPSPELPLTACDVIGVSSAEAMRLSVEQSSEFARLRQRYESRSIRIEVAAYGANSPQQSYPVDLEAVTTGDWNAVALDNNRVNYLLIAD